The sequence below is a genomic window from Microbulbifer hydrolyticus.
AGGCCCACGGCAACGCTGGCGAGCAGTACCGCGAGGCTGGCGGCCAGATACAGGAAACTCTCAGCGCGGTCGAGGGCCTTGGCGACCCGCGGCTGGCCTTCTTTCAGGTCGGCGATATGTTCGTGCAGGGTGAGTTTGGGCCGCAGCCACTTGAGATAGTTTTCCAGCGCGGCGTCGTCGCCGGCGAGCAGGTAGCGGTAATTGACGCGGCTGCCGGGCTGCAGGATGTTGGTGGCGGCGAGGTCACTGGTGTGCATCATCACCCGCGCGCCCATGGAGAAGAGGTTGGCGCCGCGGTCCGGTTCGTGGTCGATGATACCGTCGATGGTGAAACTGCCGTCGCCCAGTTGTAGCTGGTCACCGATCTCCAGTTGCATCAGCGGCAGCAGGCGAGCCTCGAGCCAGACATTTCCGGGGGCCGGGCCCTGCTGCACGACTTTTGACGGGCTTTCGGCCTGGGTGCGCATTTCCAGGTGGCCTACCAGGGGGTAGCCGTCGCTGACCGCTTTGACCGAGGCGAACTGGAACTCGTCGCCGGCGGAGAGCATGGAGGCGAAGGTGACGGTTTTGGCTCTTTCCAGACCCAGCTCATCGGCCTTGTCGAGCCATGCCTGAGGTACTTCCTTGCTGCTTTTCAGCACGCGCTCGGCCGCCAGAAAACTCTGGGACTGGATATGCATGGCGCGAGTGAGGCGGTCGGAGAAGTGGGCGATGGCAGTGACGCAGCTCACTGCCAGGACCAGGGCTGTGGCGATCAGGGCGAGCTCGCCGCCGCGCCAGTCGCGGCTCAGTAGTCGCAGTGGCAGCATCAGGCGGACACCTCGGCGAAGTTGTCGGGAATGTCGGCGGTGGTAATCTCGCCCGCAGCCATGCGCAGGTGGGCGCCGCAGCGCTCGGCGAGGCGCTGTTCGTGGGTGACCAGCACCAGGGTGGTGCCGGTTTCCGCATTGAGATTGAACAGCAGGTCGATCACCTTTTCGCCGTTGTGGGCGTCGAGGCTGCCGGTGGGTTCATCAGCGAACAGAATGCCGTTTTGGTTGTCTTTATCGTGGCTGGCGATACTGCAAAATGCGCGCGCGATGGCGACCCGCTGCTGCTCGCCACCGGAGAGCTGGCGCGGGTAGTGGTGCAGGCGGTGTCCGAGGCCGACGCGCTCGAGAAATTCCTCGGCGCGGTTGCCGGCGTTGCGCTCGCCGCGCAGTTCGCTCGGCAACATGACGTTTTCCCGCGCGGTGAGGCCGGGCAGCAGCTGGAAGGTCTGGAACACGAAGCCCACACAGCGGGCGCGCACGGCGGCGCGTTGCTCCTCGTCCATGGCAGTGATCTCTTCGCCGGCGAGCCAGATTTTTCCCTCGGTGGGTCGGTCGAGGCCGGCGAGGAGGCCGAGCAGAGTGGATTTGCCGGAGCCGGAGGCGCCGGTGATAGCGAGGCTCTGGCCGGCGGGAAGTTGCAGGGAGATGTCGCTCAGCAAGGTGAGTGGACCTTCACTGGTACTGACGCGGTGGTGGAGGTTTTCGGCTTTGAGCATCAATGACATGGCAAGTCCCTGAAAATTCGGCAAAATGCGCTTTAGATTAGTAGTGGAGAGTATGACATGGCGGCAGTTTTTTTCCGGGCTTTTGCGGCCGATTTGGTCCCGCGTGGCCTGCTGTTCGTCGCGCTGGTCACGTCTTTGTACGCTGGTTCTCTGCGGGCGGATGGGCCGGAGCAAGCGGCAGATGCGTCTGGTACGAAGACGCTGGTGATTCTAGGGGACAGTATCAGTGCGGCCTACGGTCTGGATGAGCGCGAGGGCTGGGTGCAGCTGTTGCGTAAGCGGCTGGCGGACCAGAGTCTGGCGGTGGAGGTAGTGAATGCGAGTATCAGCGGTGAGACGTCCGCCGGTGGTCTGGCGCGCCTGCCGCGGTTGCTGTCTGAGCACTCTCCGGACTGGCTGGTGGTGGAGCTGGGCGGCAACGACGGGCTGCGGGGGTATCCGCCGCGAGCGTTGCAGAACAATCTTCAGCAGATGGTGAAGCTGGCCCGGGAGAGCGGGGCTGAGGTACTGCTGCTGGGTATGCAGATGCCGCCGAATTACGGCAAGGCGTATACGCGGGCCTTTGCGGCGGTGTACCCGAAGGTGGCTGAGGCGGAGCAGGTGCCGCTGGTGCCGTTCTTCCTGGAGCCGGTGGCGCTGCAGGAGGGCGCGATGCAGACGGACGGAATCCACCCCACGGCCAAGGCGCAGCCGGCACTGCTGGAGCATGTGTGGCCCTGCCTGGAGACCATATTGAAAGGCAATGAGGACACTCGGTCCGATAGCCTGTGCACTTCTTGATCGGAAAGCGTACAATCGCGCCCTGATTTTCGCCGGACCCTTCTATGGCTTCGTAGTTGGTGGCGGTGGCGGCGCTGCCGCCGGGTGTACCTTTGCGAAACACGCCGTGAACCCATCCATGGGGGCTCTTCCGCGAGGTCCCTCTCGCGGAAGGTTTCGCAAAGGTACACCCGGCGTCAACGCCTTCGGTTCTGAGATTTTTACTTCGTAGCTGGCAACGGACCTCTGTTGTCTGTGAGTTTGAGATTTACCCCATGTCTGATCTGGAAAACCGCCGCGAGCGGCTGGAATTCAACAAGCTGCAAAAGCGCCTGCGCCGCAATGTGGGCAAGGCGATTGCTGACTTCAATATGATTGAAGAGGGCGACAAGGTGATGGTGTGCCTGTCCGGTGGCAAGGATTCCTATGCGATGCTGGAAATCCTGATGAACCTGCAGAAGACCGCGCCGGTGCACTTTGAGCTGGTGGCGGTGAATATGGATCAGAAGCAGCCCGGTTTTCCCGAGCACATTTTGCCGGAGTACCTGCAGTCCGTGGGGGTGCCTTATCACATCGTGAACAAGGACACCTACAGTGTGGTGAAAGAGGTGGTGCCGGAGGGTAAGACAACCTGCGGACTCTGTTCCCGCCTGCGTCGCGGTACGCTCTACGGGTTTGCCGAAGAGATCGGCGCGACCAAGGTGGCGCTTGGGCACCACAAGGACGATATCGTCGAGACACTGTTCCTGAATATGTTTTACGGCGGCCGTCTGAAGGCGATGCCACCGAAGCTGCGGGCGGATGACGGGCGCAATATCGTGATTCGTCCACTGGCCTATTGCCGTGAAACGGATCTTGTCGATTTTGCCGAGTACAAACAGTTTCCGATCATTCCCTGCAACCTGTGCGGTAGTCAGGAGAACCTGCAGCGCCAGGCGATCAAGGGCATGCTGAATGATTGGGACAGGAAGTTCCCGGGGCGCAGCGACAATATTTTTGCCGCGCTCACCCGGGTCTCGCCGTCACAGCTGGCGGACCGGGATTTGTACGATTTTGAGAGCCTGGAGCTGGACCGCTCTAAACCCGCGCCTGCGGTCGACGCGCGTTCGATCGAGCAGTCGGTGGACTCGTGGATTCCCGACGATGCCCGCGAGGAGGAGACGGCTGAGCCTGCGCAGCCGATGTATATCGAGGCGCGGAACCTTTAACCGGGGCGAGTTCCTCTTCCTCGATCAGTAAGGTATCACTTTTTGCAGCCGTGGCATTTGCCGCGGCTGTTTCGTTTTCAGGCAGGGCGTTTTTTTCGGGTTTGATCAGCTTGCTGTAGCTGTTAACAAAATCCCGCAGGCTGGCGCTGGGCCCGTGGTGGAAGTGTTTTTTCCACAGTTTGGCCATCTTCGGAAGATCGCCGCTCTCCACTTTTTCTACTCCGGCGGCTCGGTATACCAGCCAGGCGATTGCGGTGGCGTAACGCAAGTTGGTGGCTAGTTCCGCGTGGGGGTGCTGTAGGAAGTCGCGCTGGCTGGCCAGCCCACGTACTTTGGAGGCGAGTGCGGGGAAGTTGATCAGGTATTTGTCCCAGATCTGGCGATGGGTACTGGGCAGTATCTGAAAAATGCCCATACCGTGGCGAGTGCCCAGCTTGAGGTGAAACCCGAGCTCGGACTCCTGTGCGGCGGTGCCCAGAAGCAGGGCTTCCATCCCGGGTGACCAGGCGCGCAACTGCTTCAGAGTGGGACGAACGACGAGCAAGCGTAGTTCGTCTAGACAAATACCCATAGTGCTTTTGATATTCCCTTACTGCCTTGTCTGAAAATGCCGCTCCGTGACGTTTTCAAAGGTATGCTTTAACGCAACTTACACCCTTGGTTTAGTTTGTGGATTGAGCAAACGCCAGCGAATGGGTAGATTTACGCGCAATAAAGACCGATAACGACGGATTCAGCTTATTCTTCTGCGAAGTGCGGCTTAATCTGCCAAATCTGACGGGGAACCCCAAAAATGTCCGGACAGTGGCTTGTCGCCTTAACGTTCATCGCTTACCTGGCTCTCATTCTCGCGATCGGTGTTTACGCCTATCAGCGCACCAAGGATGCGAGCGATTACTTTCTTGGTGGTCGCTCACTGCCGCCGGCGGTTGCGGCGCTCAGCGCCGGGGCATCCGATATGAGTGGCTGGTTGCTGCTGGGGCTACCCGGCGCCGCCTATGCCAGTGGGCTTTCCTCCGCGTGGATCGCCATCGGCCTGTTTACCGGTATCGTGCTGAGCTGGACCACCATGGCACGACGACTGCGCATCTACACCTATGCGCTGGACGACTCGCTCACGGTACCGGCCTATCTGCACCGCCGTTTTAATATGGGGCACCCCTATCTGCGCACCCTTTGCGCAGTATTCATCCTGCTGTTTTTTCTGTTTTATGTGGCCTCAGGACTGATTGCTGGCGGGAAATTATTCGAAACGGTTTTTGGCTGGGATTACCAGTGGGCCGTGGTGATCGGCGCAATTGCGGTGATTTCCTACACGTTGTTCGGCGGCTTTCTCGCGGTGAGCTGGACGGATGTATTCCAGGGGCTGCTGATGAGCCTCGCGCTGGTGATCGTGCCGGTGATGGTGATCTCGGATGAGGGTGGCCTGGGCAATGCGGTGGGGTTGATGCGTGAGCAGCACCCGGAGCTCATGCACTGGATGACCGACAACACCGGCACTGCGCTCGGTATGGCGGCCATTTTGAGCTCGCTCGCCTGGGGATTGGGGTATTTCGGGCAGCCGCATATCCTGGCTCGCTTCAAGGCCCTGCGCCATCCGGACGATATGCCGGTAGCCGCAACAGTAGCGGCGGTGTGGTCGCTGGCCGGTTTCCTCGGCGCCATGTGTGTCGGCCTTTTCGGGCATCTCGAATTGAGCCAGGCGCTGCCGGATGGCGAGCGTATCTTTATGGCGCTGGTGGAATCCCTGTTCCATCCCCTGGTTGCGGGTATTCTCCTCGCCGCGATTCTGTCGGCCATCATGAGTACTGCGGATTCGCAGCTACTGGTCTCTTCCGCGGCGCTGGCGGAGGACATCTACCATGTCTGGTTTGGCAAGAAGGCTTCCTCTGAAAGCATTGTGCAGGTTGGCCGCTGGGCGGTTGTTGCGCTGTCGCTGATTGCGGTGGGTGTGGCCATGGACCCGGACTCCAAGGTACTGGACGTGGTGGCCTATGCCTGGGCAGGGCTCGGTGCGGCTTTTGGCCCCACGATACTGATCAGCCTGTACTGGTCGCGGATGACCGGAACTGGTGCGATTGCGGGGGTGCTCGTGGGTGGTATAACCGTTGTTGTATGGAAACAGCTGTCTGGTGGCATCTTTGATATATACGAGCTATTACCGGGCTTTGTGCTC
It includes:
- a CDS encoding arylesterase, translating into MAAVFFRAFAADLVPRGLLFVALVTSLYAGSLRADGPEQAADASGTKTLVILGDSISAAYGLDEREGWVQLLRKRLADQSLAVEVVNASISGETSAGGLARLPRLLSEHSPDWLVVELGGNDGLRGYPPRALQNNLQQMVKLARESGAEVLLLGMQMPPNYGKAYTRAFAAVYPKVAEAEQVPLVPFFLEPVALQEGAMQTDGIHPTAKAQPALLEHVWPCLETILKGNEDTRSDSLCTS
- the ttcA gene encoding tRNA 2-thiocytidine(32) synthetase TtcA; this translates as MSDLENRRERLEFNKLQKRLRRNVGKAIADFNMIEEGDKVMVCLSGGKDSYAMLEILMNLQKTAPVHFELVAVNMDQKQPGFPEHILPEYLQSVGVPYHIVNKDTYSVVKEVVPEGKTTCGLCSRLRRGTLYGFAEEIGATKVALGHHKDDIVETLFLNMFYGGRLKAMPPKLRADDGRNIVIRPLAYCRETDLVDFAEYKQFPIIPCNLCGSQENLQRQAIKGMLNDWDRKFPGRSDNIFAALTRVSPSQLADRDLYDFESLELDRSKPAPAVDARSIEQSVDSWIPDDAREEETAEPAQPMYIEARNL
- a CDS encoding ABC transporter ATP-binding protein, whose translation is MSLMLKAENLHHRVSTSEGPLTLLSDISLQLPAGQSLAITGASGSGKSTLLGLLAGLDRPTEGKIWLAGEEITAMDEEQRAAVRARCVGFVFQTFQLLPGLTARENVMLPSELRGERNAGNRAEEFLERVGLGHRLHHYPRQLSGGEQQRVAIARAFCSIASHDKDNQNGILFADEPTGSLDAHNGEKVIDLLFNLNAETGTTLVLVTHEQRLAERCGAHLRMAAGEITTADIPDNFAEVSA
- the putP gene encoding sodium/proline symporter PutP encodes the protein MSGQWLVALTFIAYLALILAIGVYAYQRTKDASDYFLGGRSLPPAVAALSAGASDMSGWLLLGLPGAAYASGLSSAWIAIGLFTGIVLSWTTMARRLRIYTYALDDSLTVPAYLHRRFNMGHPYLRTLCAVFILLFFLFYVASGLIAGGKLFETVFGWDYQWAVVIGAIAVISYTLFGGFLAVSWTDVFQGLLMSLALVIVPVMVISDEGGLGNAVGLMREQHPELMHWMTDNTGTALGMAAILSSLAWGLGYFGQPHILARFKALRHPDDMPVAATVAAVWSLAGFLGAMCVGLFGHLELSQALPDGERIFMALVESLFHPLVAGILLAAILSAIMSTADSQLLVSSAALAEDIYHVWFGKKASSESIVQVGRWAVVALSLIAVGVAMDPDSKVLDVVAYAWAGLGAAFGPTILISLYWSRMTGTGAIAGVLVGGITVVVWKQLSGGIFDIYELLPGFVLSAAAIVLVSAVTHCPEEISTRHRQLLGQKQ